Part of the Streptomyces showdoensis genome is shown below.
CTCCGGCCGCGGTCTCGGTCTCGCCTACGCCTCCGCGCTCGCCGCAGCGGGCGCCGCCGTCGTCGTCAACGACCTGGACGAGGAGGTGGCCCGGCGGGCGGCCGACTCGATCGTCGCGGCCGGCGGGCGGGCCGTCGCCGAGGCCGTGGCGGTCGGCGGCGCCGAGGCCGCCGACCGGCTGGTGGCCCGCGCCGTGGAAACCTTCGGCCGGCTCGACGTCCTCGTCACCAACGCCGGGATCCTGCGCGACAAGGTGCTGTGGAAGATGACCGACGACGACTTCGACGCCGTCGTGACCACCCATCTCAAGGGCACCTTCACCTGCGCCCGGGCCGCCGCCGTCCGCATGCGCGAACAGGGCGAGGGCGGCAGCCTGATCCTGATCGGCTCCCCCGCCGGGCAGCGCGGCAACTTCGGCCAGACCAACTACGCGGCCGCCAAGGCCGGCATCGCCGCCATGGCCCGTACCTGGTCGATGGAGCTGTCCCGGGCCGGCATCACCGTCAACGCCGTCGTCCCGGTGGCCGCCACCGCCATGACCGAGACCGTCCCCGCCTTCGCCCCGTACGTCGAGGCGCTCC
Proteins encoded:
- a CDS encoding SDR family NAD(P)-dependent oxidoreductase, with translation MSHSPAVDLTGKVAVVTGSGRGLGLAYASALAAAGAAVVVNDLDEEVARRAADSIVAAGGRAVAEAVAVGGAEAADRLVARAVETFGRLDVLVTNAGILRDKVLWKMTDDDFDAVVTTHLKGTFTCARAAAVRMREQGEGGSLILIGSPAGQRGNFGQTNYAAAKAGIAAMARTWSMELSRAGITVNAVVPVAATAMTETVPAFAPYVEALRGGEPLPDFLRKGEGFGTPEDCAALVPFLASEAARGITGQCVGIGGDKLALWSHPQEVATAYADGGWTPETLAAAWHTSVGREPQTVGIPAPKLPEA